In a genomic window of Nostoc sp. UHCC 0870:
- a CDS encoding cysteine desulfurase has translation MTYTPTRTLADKVRADFPILHQEINDKPLVYLDNAATSQKPLFVLNALRDYYEQYNSNVHRGAHTLSAKATDAYEGARDKIAKFINAASRQEIVYTRNASEAINLVAYSWGMNNLKVGDEIILSVMEHHSNIVPWQFVAQKTGAVLKFVELTPEQTLNLEQFKQLITEKTKLVSIVHVSNTLGCINPVAEIAKIAHRYGAKFLVDACQSVPHMPVDVQQIDCDWLVASGHKMCAMTGIGFLYGKLELLEAMPPFFGGGEMIAEVYLDHSTYAELPHKFEAGTPAIGEAIALGAAIDYLTNIGMDKIHAYEAELTAYLFQELAKIPQVTIYGPKPNAQGEGRAALAAFTVEGVHANDLSTLLDQEGVAIRSGHHCTQPLHRHMGLPATARVSLSFYNTREEIDVFIKALKETIDFFAGIFG, from the coding sequence ATGACTTACACTCCTACCAGAACCCTAGCTGATAAAGTTCGCGCTGACTTCCCCATATTGCATCAAGAAATCAACGATAAACCCTTGGTTTATTTAGATAATGCAGCGACATCACAAAAACCCCTGTTCGTCTTAAATGCACTCAGGGATTATTACGAACAATATAACTCCAATGTGCATCGGGGAGCGCATACCCTCAGTGCTAAAGCCACCGATGCTTATGAAGGCGCACGGGATAAAATTGCTAAATTTATTAACGCAGCATCTCGCCAAGAAATCGTCTACACCCGCAACGCCAGCGAAGCCATTAACCTCGTAGCTTATAGCTGGGGAATGAACAATTTAAAAGTTGGGGACGAAATTATTCTGTCGGTGATGGAACACCACAGTAATATTGTCCCTTGGCAATTTGTCGCTCAAAAAACTGGTGCAGTTCTCAAATTTGTGGAATTAACACCAGAACAAACCTTGAATTTAGAACAGTTTAAACAACTGATTACTGAAAAAACTAAATTAGTTTCTATAGTTCATGTTTCTAATACACTGGGTTGTATAAATCCAGTCGCAGAGATTGCGAAGATTGCTCACAGATACGGCGCGAAATTCTTAGTTGATGCTTGTCAAAGTGTGCCTCATATGCCTGTCGATGTCCAACAAATCGACTGTGATTGGTTGGTAGCATCTGGACATAAAATGTGTGCGATGACTGGTATAGGTTTTCTGTATGGTAAGTTGGAATTACTAGAAGCAATGCCACCATTTTTTGGCGGTGGTGAAATGATTGCCGAAGTATATTTAGACCATTCCACCTATGCGGAATTACCCCATAAATTTGAAGCGGGTACACCTGCAATTGGGGAAGCGATCGCCCTGGGTGCAGCCATAGATTATCTTACTAATATAGGTATGGATAAAATCCACGCCTACGAAGCTGAATTAACAGCTTATTTGTTCCAAGAATTAGCGAAAATTCCCCAAGTTACAATCTACGGGCCAAAACCCAATGCTCAAGGGGAAGGTAGAGCCGCTTTAGCAGCATTTACCGTTGAAGGTGTCCACGCTAACGACTTATCTACATTATTAGATCAAGAAGGCGTAGCTATTCGTTCTGGACACCACTGCACTCAACCTTTACACCGTCATATGGGTTTACCAGCCACCGCAAGAGTCAGTTTATCTTTCTACAACACCCGCGAGGAAATTGATGTTTTCATCAAAGCACTCAAAGAAACAATTGACTTTTTTGCTGGTATTTTTGGTTAA
- a CDS encoding Uma2 family endonuclease, whose translation MLIQSTPAEQRTVLQNVSWETFEALLRDTGEDRGSRFAYDCGTLEIITPLFEHENPKIQFDRLIFALVEELDLEIKSAGSTTLKLPLAKRGIEPDNCYYIQNEFRVRGKEKLNLETDPPPDLAIEIDITSSSVNKFNIYSALGIAELWRYDGQNLKFYHLVEGQYIEHEFSLAFPIVSVNDISKFIPQSKSMGEIALLKSFRVWVRENMK comes from the coding sequence ATGCTCATACAGTCAACACCTGCCGAACAAAGAACAGTCTTACAAAACGTTAGCTGGGAAACCTTTGAAGCTTTGTTGAGAGACACAGGGGAGGATAGAGGCTCTAGGTTTGCCTATGACTGTGGCACTTTAGAAATTATAACCCCACTTTTTGAACACGAAAACCCTAAAATTCAGTTTGACCGTTTAATATTTGCTCTAGTTGAGGAATTAGACTTAGAAATAAAAAGTGCTGGCTCTACAACTTTAAAACTCCCATTAGCTAAACGAGGTATAGAACCAGATAACTGTTACTACATCCAAAATGAATTTAGAGTGAGGGGTAAAGAAAAATTAAATTTAGAAACAGATCCGCCGCCTGATTTAGCAATTGAAATTGATATTACTAGTAGTTCAGTGAATAAATTTAATATTTACTCAGCGTTAGGTATTGCTGAATTGTGGAGGTATGACGGGCAAAATTTAAAATTTTATCATTTGGTAGAAGGGCAATATATTGAGCATGAATTTAGTCTTGCCTTTCCTATAGTGTCTGTAAATGATATCAGCAAATTTATTCCCCAAAGTAAAAGCATGGGTGAAATTGCTTTGCTCAAATCATTTCGTGTTTGGGTGCGAGAAAATATGAAATAA
- a CDS encoding Uma2 family endonuclease, which yields MLNYNPLHCLPSAEDLPDSDDEPLDNQLQHLIPSLLKAILAWIWSTRMDWFFGVDMGIYYDPQQPPIVPDGFLSLGVERVFDENLRLSYVLWEEKVMPMMTLEVVSHRRRGEYIYKKKLYSEMEVLYYVVYNPQRRKKPPLEVYKLINNEYVLQPGNPVWLAEIGLAVGYEQGTYQGITRDWLYWYDVQGVRYLSPEERAIASEQRAQRLADELRKLGIDPDSLI from the coding sequence ATGCTAAATTACAACCCATTACACTGCTTACCCTCCGCCGAGGATCTACCTGATTCTGACGATGAACCTCTAGATAATCAACTACAACATCTAATTCCCAGCTTGCTCAAAGCCATCCTAGCTTGGATATGGTCAACCCGGATGGATTGGTTTTTCGGGGTTGATATGGGAATTTATTACGATCCCCAACAGCCACCAATCGTCCCCGATGGTTTTTTAAGCTTGGGAGTTGAGCGCGTTTTTGATGAGAATTTGCGCCTGAGTTATGTACTGTGGGAAGAAAAAGTCATGCCAATGATGACTTTAGAGGTTGTTTCTCACAGACGCAGGGGAGAATATATTTACAAAAAGAAACTTTACTCTGAGATGGAGGTTTTATATTATGTTGTTTACAATCCCCAACGGCGGAAAAAACCACCTTTAGAAGTTTATAAATTAATAAATAATGAATATGTATTGCAACCGGGAAATCCTGTTTGGTTGGCAGAGATAGGTTTAGCCGTTGGTTATGAACAGGGAACTTATCAAGGAATTACAAGGGATTGGTTGTATTGGTATGATGTCCAAGGTGTGAGATATTTGTCACCGGAAGAAAGAGCGATTGCCTCTGAACAACGCGCTCAAAGATTAGCAGATGAATTGCGAAAACTAGGAATAGATCCTGATAGTTTAATTTGA
- a CDS encoding CPBP family intramembrane glutamic endopeptidase gives MTLKRIFLFFILTPIAVLFAASSLFGTLQEPQFQTRLELYQTNIALQAQAWQAADSQDDSSQAIREAILGDQPLESATEKYQETRQSVQTNLVKVQSQLAQLRSTDAIPTPPKPLPEVPPTIDTSRSDKVKQLEQSQQKMQKFLAELDLQLGILQAKQGKTDTAIKTWSELEQRLATDSQQSTVSTKETAAVLIGLWSNPPRLLPDAQQQIQNNLTGWFSSTALVQLYQLQQRQAALSEVQAAQQDAANQAVFKLAFIGTVPALTALVGVILLISLTAQRLIKGKESLLARNGDLLWTTPWDGETILQVFVVGFFFMGQVFVPALLLTLPIPRPVGDVRLQAVYVLISYILVAVGALLVMYFSIKRFFPLPRLWFKLQLRDNWFLWGLGGYCAALPIVVVVSLINQQLWQGQGGSNPLLQLALESQDFVALGIFYVTAAIAAPLFEEVLFRGFLLPSLTKYLPVWGSILASGLLFAIAHLSLSEVLPLTALGIVLGVVYTRSRNLLAPMLLHSLWNSGTLISLFLLGSGN, from the coding sequence ATGACACTCAAACGAATATTTTTATTCTTTATACTGACACCGATCGCAGTTTTATTTGCGGCTTCATCTCTATTCGGTACTTTGCAAGAACCGCAGTTTCAAACTCGCTTGGAACTCTATCAAACTAATATTGCTCTCCAAGCGCAAGCTTGGCAAGCAGCAGATAGTCAAGATGATAGCTCCCAGGCGATTCGAGAAGCAATCCTTGGGGATCAACCCCTCGAAAGTGCTACGGAGAAATATCAAGAAACTCGTCAATCTGTGCAGACTAATTTGGTAAAAGTTCAAAGCCAACTTGCACAACTGCGTTCTACAGATGCAATTCCTACACCACCTAAACCACTACCAGAAGTACCTCCCACCATCGATACTTCTCGCTCAGACAAGGTAAAGCAGCTAGAGCAGTCCCAACAAAAAATGCAAAAATTTCTAGCTGAATTAGACTTACAGTTGGGAATTTTACAAGCCAAACAAGGAAAGACAGATACAGCAATCAAAACCTGGAGTGAATTAGAACAGCGATTAGCAACCGACAGTCAACAGTCAACCGTTAGCACTAAAGAAACGGCTGCTGTATTAATTGGACTATGGAGTAATCCCCCGCGTCTGTTACCTGATGCTCAACAACAGATTCAAAATAATTTAACAGGTTGGTTTAGTTCTACAGCTTTGGTTCAACTCTATCAACTCCAACAACGCCAAGCAGCTTTATCAGAAGTGCAAGCAGCACAACAAGATGCGGCGAATCAGGCTGTGTTCAAGTTAGCATTTATTGGTACTGTCCCCGCTCTAACCGCCTTGGTGGGAGTGATTTTATTAATTTCCTTAACTGCTCAACGCTTAATTAAGGGGAAAGAGTCATTATTAGCGCGAAATGGTGATCTACTTTGGACAACACCTTGGGATGGGGAAACCATACTACAAGTTTTTGTCGTCGGCTTTTTCTTCATGGGACAGGTTTTTGTTCCTGCTTTACTCTTAACACTCCCAATTCCGCGTCCCGTTGGGGATGTGCGCCTGCAAGCCGTTTATGTGTTAATTAGTTACATATTAGTGGCTGTGGGTGCGCTATTGGTAATGTATTTCTCCATCAAGCGGTTTTTCCCTCTACCAAGACTCTGGTTTAAATTACAACTACGAGATAATTGGTTTTTGTGGGGATTGGGGGGATATTGCGCCGCTTTACCTATAGTTGTCGTTGTTTCCTTGATTAATCAGCAACTATGGCAAGGACAGGGTGGTAGTAACCCTCTATTGCAACTAGCACTAGAAAGCCAAGATTTTGTAGCACTGGGGATATTTTACGTTACAGCTGCGATCGCAGCTCCTCTGTTTGAAGAAGTCCTATTTCGAGGCTTTTTATTACCGTCTTTAACTAAGTATCTACCCGTATGGGGATCAATTCTCGCCAGTGGTTTGTTATTCGCGATCGCGCACCTGAGTTTATCAGAAGTGCTACCATTGACAGCTTTGGGTATCGTCTTAGGAGTAGTTTACACGCGATCGCGCAACCTACTTGCACCCATGCTACTGCACAGCCTCTGGAATAGCGGCACACTCATCAGTCTGTTTCTCTTGGGTAGCGGTAATTAA
- a CDS encoding TM2 domain-containing protein yields MANLNPTQTHKQLLASYCGIIFGGFGVHKFILGYAPEGFIMLVISVVGGTFSYGMTLLIMQLVGLIEGMIYLNKTPEQFVDTYIVNKQRWF; encoded by the coding sequence ATGGCAAATCTCAACCCAACTCAAACTCACAAACAACTATTAGCTAGCTATTGTGGGATTATTTTCGGTGGTTTCGGAGTGCATAAATTCATTTTAGGATATGCCCCAGAAGGCTTTATTATGTTAGTTATATCTGTAGTTGGAGGTACTTTTTCCTACGGCATGACTTTGTTAATTATGCAGCTTGTAGGTTTAATTGAAGGCATGATCTACTTAAACAAAACTCCTGAACAATTTGTTGATACTTATATAGTAAATAAACAGCGTTGGTTTTAG